From one Lycium ferocissimum isolate CSIRO_LF1 chromosome 7, AGI_CSIRO_Lferr_CH_V1, whole genome shotgun sequence genomic stretch:
- the LOC132062692 gene encoding protein SRC2-like, which yields MELRPLDIKVISAENIKNVNTFSKMDVYAEGSISSYSIKSHKQKTFIDKNSGTNPKWNHYMTFTLDESSLTKPGLYLIIRLKSERTLGEKEIGEVSVPIHDLFNQSTSNGSTAERFVAYPVITVSGKPKGTLKFSYKFGEKFTAPEQKIDVYHEPVTAYPAPMHGNTYPGMAYNQQNPGYGYQGGYPPGGYPPAVAPGYGYPPQQPGYGYPPVKQPGYGYLDGFGLGLGAGLLDGLLVGDMVSDVGEMSAYGDGYRDAMDDMGGGFKF from the coding sequence ATGGAATTACGTCCATTAGACATCAAAGTGATCTCCGCAGAGAACATCAAGAATGTCAATACTTTCTCAAAAATGGATGTTTATGCAGAAGGCTCCATCTCCAGCTACTCCATCAAGTCCCATAAGCAGAAAACCTTCATCGACAAGAACAGTGGCACAAACCCCAAGTGGAATCACTACATGACATTCACTCTTGATGAATCTTCCCTTACAAAACCAGGGCTTTACTTAATCATTCGTCTCAAATCTGAACGCACTTTAGGTGAGAAAGAAATTGGTGAAGTCTCTGTTCCTATTCATGACCTGTTTAATCAGTCCACCTCTAATGGAAGCACAGCCGAGAGGTTTGTTGCCTATCCAGTTATAACAGTAAGCGGTAAACCAAAAGGCACCCTGAAATTTTCCTAcaagtttggagaaaaatttaCAGCACCTGAGCAAAAAATAGATGTATATCATGAGCCTGTCACAGCTTATCCTGCACCAATGCATGGTAATACATATCCTGGAATGGCTTATAATCAGCAAAATCCAGGATACGGATATCAAGGTGGGTACCCACCAGGTGGATACCCACCAGCTGTTGCACCGGGTTATGGATATCCGCCCCAACAACCAGGGTACGGGTATCCACCAGTAAAACAACCTGGTTACGGATATCTTGACGGATTCGGGTTAGGGCTGGGTGCAGGATTGCTTGATGGTTTGTTGGTTGGAGATATGGTTTCGGATGTTGGAGAGATGTCTGCTTATGGTGATGGATATAGAGATGCTATGGATGATATGGGTGGCGGCTTTAAGTTTTAG
- the LOC132064259 gene encoding SART-1 family protein DOT2-like, translating to MDQDNALLFDNDDNVDLTKTYKRARKLTSKKQKGLAKTNLPESIVSLINDSTLDHNPSSVCGKSQVVFTEMGEFVSGLQLHELKEQKPSNIHVLPNHSTKEEEPVITPDQTIREVPIGKGLSEALKLMRERGTLKEDIELGGRNTDKKKNKLVDVRRDEEGEKEIHIERTDEYGRNLTPKEAFRVFCHGFHGKEPGKKKQEKRMRQYQLELKIKKMKN from the coding sequence ATGGACCAAGATAATGCACTATTatttgataatgatgataacgTGGATCTTACAAAAACCTACAAAAGAGCCAGAAAGCTTACTTCGAAAAAGCAAAAGGGTCTTGCCAAAACTAATTTGCCAGAGTCAATTGTTTCCCTGATTAATGATTCAACCCTGGATCATAATCCAAGTTCTGTATGTGGAAAGTCACAAGTTGTCTTCACAGAGATGGGAGAATTTGTCTCAGGTCTTCAGCTTCATGaattaaaagaacaaaaacCTAGTAATATTCATGTGCTGCCAAATCACTCAACCAAAGAAGAGGAACCAGTTATAACTCCAGATCAGACGATACGTGAAGTTCCAATTGGCAAAGGTTTATCAGAGGCTCTCAAATTAATGAGAGAACGAGGTACACTCAAAGAAGATATTGAATTGGGTGGTCGAAACACGGACAAGAAGAAAAACAAGCTTGTAGACGTTCGTCGTGATGaggaaggggaaaaagaaaTACACATTGAGAGGACtgatgaatatggaagaaaTCTAACTCCAAAAGAGGCTTTTCGGGTGTTTTGCCATGGATTTCACGGGAAGGAGCCTGGAAaaaagaagcaagaaaaacGTATGCGGCAATACCAGTTGGAGCTGAAgataaaaaagatgaaaaattaa
- the LOC132062693 gene encoding protein SRC2-like, with product MDWRPLDVMVISATGIKNVNYFFTMDVYVEVSIFGYAKNTKRTFIDKKGGTNPKWNYPMKFTLDEPSLTKPGLSLCFRLRSDRFFGDKDIGIVSIPINDIFGQSASGPDGSAEKVVEYQVFTPVSGKPRGTLRFSYKFGKKYGQPPEQMFKNVNQPNGTYNQNAPVTAYPYAQTGNNNMPPPGMGYGTPNPNQGMAYQQPPAGYPPAGGYNTGGYQPGGYSPAGYPQAGYGYPPQQQQQGYGGYPPVQQVQNPQKKSKMGGMGAGVGLGLAGGLLGGMLVGEMVSDVGDDMDAYDQGYDDAMDDMDY from the coding sequence ATGGATTGGCGTCCGTTAGATGTCATGGTGATCTCTGCCACCGGCATAAAGAATGTCAATTACTTCTTCACAATGGATGTTTACGTCGAAGTTTCAATTTTTGGCTATGCAAAAAACACAAAACGAACCTTCATTGATAAAAAAGGTGGCACAAATCCTAAATGGAATTACCCAATGAAATTCACATTAGACGAGCCTTCCCTCACAAAACCTGGCCTTTCCCTCTGCTTTCGCCTCCGATCCGATCGCTTTTTCGGCGACAAAGATATTGGCATTGTCTCAATCCCTATAAATGATATCTTTGGCCAATCTGCTTCAGGACCTGATGGAAGCGCCGAAAAAGTTGTGGAGTATCAAGTTTTCACCCCAGTTTCTGGTAAACCTAGAGGAACCCTCAGGTTTTCTTATAAGTTTGGGAAGAAATATGGACAACCTCCAGAGCAAATGTTCAAAAATGTAAATCAACCTAATGGCACTTATAACCAAAATGCGCCTGTCACGGCTTATCCATATGCCCAGACAGGGAATAATAATATGCCACCACCTGGCATGGGGTATGGAACGCCAAATCCCAACCAGGGGATGGCGTATCAGCAACCACCAGCAGGATATCCTCCTGCTGGTGGTTACAACACTGGTGGATATCAGCCAGGAGGATATTCTCCAGCAGGATATCCACAAGCTGGATATGGATATCCtccgcaacaacaacaacaaggttACGGAGGATATCCACCCGTGCAACAAGTGCAAAACCCACAGAAAAAGAGCAAAATGGGAGGGATGGGAGCAGGGGTTGGATTGGGTTTGGCAGGAGGGTTGCTTGGTGGTATGTTGGTTGGTGAAATGGTTTCTGATGTTGGAGATGATATGGATGCCTATGATCAAGGTTATGATGATGCCATGGACGATATGGATTATTAA